In the Chlorobium limicola DSM 245 genome, one interval contains:
- the thiD gene encoding bifunctional hydroxymethylpyrimidine kinase/phosphomethylpyrimidine kinase, with product MNYKTVLTIAGSDGSGGAGIQADLKTFAVLGCYGLSAITAVTAQNTKGVMSSLTLPVSCIREQIKAILGDIRVDAVKIGMLGSAEIIKTVARLLNTIDVPVVLDTVLNSSSGRSLLAPGAIPVMIESLFPIAALITPNIPETILLTKEPELLSTRKKIEDAAQKLQAMGASAVLIKGGHTESDRCSDCLLYRNGFRWFSSKKIISNNTHGTGCTLSSAIAAGLAHGLPLESAVEKAKTYTFEAIRAGAAYRLGEGSGPLHHCYPFWK from the coding sequence CTGAAAACCTTTGCAGTTCTCGGGTGTTACGGCCTCTCTGCCATTACTGCAGTTACGGCGCAGAATACCAAAGGGGTAATGTCGAGTCTCACACTCCCCGTATCGTGCATCCGAGAGCAAATAAAAGCGATTCTGGGTGATATTCGGGTTGATGCCGTAAAGATAGGAATGCTTGGAAGTGCCGAAATAATCAAAACCGTAGCCCGCCTCCTGAATACGATCGATGTTCCGGTTGTCCTCGATACGGTTCTTAACTCTTCAAGCGGCAGAAGTCTGCTCGCTCCTGGGGCCATACCGGTTATGATCGAATCGCTATTTCCGATTGCCGCACTGATTACGCCAAATATTCCGGAAACAATACTGCTCACAAAAGAACCCGAATTGCTCTCAACAAGAAAAAAAATTGAAGATGCAGCACAAAAGCTGCAGGCGATGGGAGCATCGGCAGTTCTGATCAAGGGCGGCCACACGGAAAGCGACCGTTGCAGTGACTGCCTGCTCTACCGGAACGGGTTCAGATGGTTCAGTTCAAAAAAGATCATCTCGAATAATACGCACGGCACAGGCTGCACGCTCTCATCTGCGATAGCTGCCGGACTGGCTCATGGCCTGCCTTTGGAATCAGCCGTGGAAAAGGCGAAAACATATACCTTCGAAGCTATCCGCGCAGGAGCCGCATACCGGCTGGGAGAAGGAAGCGGTCCCCTGCATCACTGTTACCCGTTCTGGAAATGA